Proteins encoded within one genomic window of Humulus lupulus chromosome 1, drHumLupu1.1, whole genome shotgun sequence:
- the LOC133792402 gene encoding probable galacturonosyltransferase-like 4 encodes MANGSSQPAPLSLHLHLGLLSLLLFPGLALVSAAAAIRHGVIRKPSADISYFREAPAFRNGDACTGHGDGRRIHVSMTLDSNYLRGTIAAVLSVLKHSTCPEDVEFHFIWARYDPGVYSTIRSTFPNLNFRVYRFNSNRVRDKISKSIRQALDQPLNYARIYLAEIIPADVKRVIYLDSDLVVVDDIAKLWTVDMENKVLAAPEYCHANFTNYFSGEFWSDPNMAGTFEGRKPCYFNTGVMVVDLERWRGGEYTQKMEDWMAVQKRKRIYDLGSLPPFLLVWAGYIKAVDHRWNQHGLGGDNLEGQCRRLHPGPVSLLHWSGKGKPWLRLDSRKPCSVDHLWAPYDLFRLSSTHTFDG; translated from the coding sequence ATGGCCAATGGGAGCTCTCAACCAGCTCCTCTCTCACTCCACCTCCACCTCGGCCTCCTGTCTCTTCTACTCTTCCCCGGTCTCGCCCTCGTCTCCGCCGCTGCCGCTATTCGACACGGCGTCATTCGTAAACCCTCCGCCGACATTTCCTATTTCCGAGAAGCCCCGGCTTTCCGGAACGGAGACGCATGCACCGGACACGGCGATGGCCGGAGGATCCACGTCAGCATGACGTTGGACTCGAATTACCTCCGTGGCACAATCGCCGCCGTGCTCTCCGTCTTGAAACACTCCACGTGTCCGGAAGACGTGGAGTTCCACTTCATTTGGGCGAGGTACGATCCCGGTGTCTACTCCACCATCCGATCGACCTTCCCGAACCTCAACTTCCGAGTCTACCGTTTCAACTCGAACCGAGTCCGTGACAAGATCTCTAAATCGATCCGCCAAGCCCTAGATCAACCGTTAAACTACGCGAGAATTTACCTGGCCGAGATCATCCCAGCGGACGTGAAACGCGTGATATACCTCGACTCCGATCTGGTGGTGGTGGACGACATCGCCAAGCTTTGGACCGTCGATATGGAGAACAAGGTCCTAGCGGCACCGGAGTACTGCCACGCCAACTTCACGAACTACTTCTCCGGCGAATTCTGGTCGGACCCGAACATGGCTGGGACATTCGAGGGAAGAAAACCTTGCTACTTCAACACAGGGGTTATGGTGGTGGATCTAGAGAGGTGGAGAGGGGGTGAGTACACGCAGAAGATGGAGGATTGGATGGCCGTACAGAAGAGGAAGAGGATATACGATTTGGGGTCTTTGCCGCCATTTTTGTTGGTTTGGGCCGGATATATTAAGGCCGTGGACCATAGGTGGAACCAACATGGGCTTGGAGGTGATAATCTAGAGGGCCAATGTAGGAGACTACATCCAGGCCCAGTAAGCCTTCTCCATTGGAGTGGGAAAGGGAAGCCTTGGTTAAGGTTAGACTCAAGGAAACCTTGTTCGGTTGACCATCTTTGGGCCCCATATGACCTTTTTCGTCTTTCGTCAACTCACACATTTGAtgggtaa